A part of Tessaracoccus timonensis genomic DNA contains:
- a CDS encoding TetR/AcrR family transcriptional regulator: MTETTPRREATRARLIEAAIHEFAERGIDATSVEQLCERADFSRGAFYSNFQTKDDLCIAILESYAEHTLHELDAIFQPPPDADIDWAVNVAIPAFFQALGPTADFRRTMLEIHLRATRSDELGQRLHEHEAQTHPVIAAFLTKAVAHVGRRFSMPTDRVVRALSAVFFEPGMDNDVDSDFLGSLLVALTEPIA; encoded by the coding sequence ATGACAGAGACGACGCCCAGACGCGAGGCCACGCGAGCCCGTCTGATTGAGGCAGCGATCCACGAGTTCGCGGAGCGCGGCATCGACGCGACGAGCGTCGAGCAGCTGTGCGAGCGGGCAGATTTCAGCCGAGGCGCGTTCTACTCCAACTTTCAGACGAAAGACGACCTGTGCATCGCGATCCTCGAAAGCTACGCCGAGCACACCCTTCACGAGCTGGACGCGATCTTCCAGCCCCCGCCCGACGCGGACATCGATTGGGCGGTGAACGTGGCGATCCCCGCGTTTTTTCAGGCCCTCGGCCCCACCGCGGATTTCCGGCGCACCATGCTCGAAATCCACCTCCGCGCGACCCGCTCCGACGAACTCGGCCAACGGCTGCATGAACACGAAGCACAGACTCACCCCGTGATAGCGGCGTTCCTCACCAAGGCCGTGGCGCACGTCGGGCGGCGCTTCAGCATGCCCACCGATCGGGTGGTGCGCGCCTTGTCAGCGGTGTTTTTCGAACCCGGCATGGACAATGACGTCGACTCAGATTTCCTGGGGAGTTTGCTGGTGGCACTCACCGAGCCCATCGCGTAA
- a CDS encoding efflux RND transporter permease subunit: MSAALYALGRWCYNHGVRVLLLWLLVALVMGGVGLSVRSQFDDGFDIPGSPSQEALDRLHMTFPTGAALSATAVIVVPEGEHVGELKDEIEPLLKEFEKLELVDSVQSPWFKYSKGQISDDDRAALATLSLSVTEVPTLDTLNPIVETAHHIEQQLPDGTRITMGGPAFQMELPEISITEVLGVVLSFIVLWIMLGSVITAIIPIFTALLGVGIAMFVMFGATSVISVNSVTPMLAIMLGVAVGIDYALFIFSRHRDQLRDGMDAEESMARAIGTAGTAVVFAGVTNAIALTGLAVAGLPFITVMGIFASIAVAFAVLIALTLLPAFGGFLGERMRPKKAARARDESERPPAQRRGIFHWWVGVSTSHPIATIVAVVTLLGACSLPAMNLTLSLPNAGQSPETRQARVAYDAITEHFGPGYNAPLVVTVGIIGSTDPLGLLDELSDEIEDVEGIDQIALAVPNQNADTGMIQLYPTTASDDPETVHTVERLRELTDSWQDKRNLDANVTGFTAVQLDVTTKLGNAVGPFVTMVVGLTLVLLCAVFRSVWVPLKTAAGFLLSVGASFGLTQLVFNEGWFKALINLEKPAAVISFLPILLIGILFGLAMDYEIFIASRIREEYIHGKRPIDAIRDGFVASGRVVTAAALVMFAVFAFFVPAGMMAIKQIAFALAVGVLIDAFLVRMTLVPAVLALLGEHAWWMPKWLDRLLPEFDMEGEVLTKQLELADWPGTDALVHAEDIEVEGLVAPLSMQVRPGEVMGITGAVGPRAAAALALTGRLEVASGRGRVVGRLLPEAAGAIRRRTGYVDLAHEQDVAACLDGLRIHDGCVWFVDGVDAVGKPDDQLALQRLAERARSNRNFAVVCLAGSVAALTAVTPDDVVRVVEPTHEGSMA, translated from the coding sequence ATGTCGGCTGCGCTCTACGCACTGGGCCGTTGGTGCTACAACCACGGCGTTCGCGTGCTGCTGTTGTGGTTGCTCGTCGCGCTCGTGATGGGCGGGGTAGGGCTCAGCGTGCGCAGCCAGTTCGACGACGGTTTCGACATTCCCGGCTCGCCGTCGCAGGAGGCGCTCGACCGCCTCCACATGACGTTCCCGACGGGAGCGGCCCTCTCCGCCACGGCGGTTATCGTCGTGCCTGAGGGGGAGCACGTCGGTGAGCTCAAGGACGAGATCGAGCCGCTGCTCAAGGAATTCGAGAAGCTAGAACTCGTCGATTCGGTGCAGTCGCCCTGGTTCAAGTATTCGAAGGGGCAGATTTCCGACGATGACCGCGCGGCGCTGGCGACCCTCTCGCTGAGCGTCACGGAGGTGCCCACGCTCGACACCCTCAACCCGATCGTGGAAACAGCCCACCACATTGAGCAGCAGCTCCCCGACGGCACGAGGATCACCATGGGCGGGCCCGCGTTCCAGATGGAGCTTCCCGAGATTTCCATCACTGAGGTGCTGGGCGTCGTGCTCTCGTTCATTGTGTTGTGGATCATGCTCGGCTCGGTGATCACCGCGATCATCCCCATCTTCACCGCGCTGCTCGGCGTCGGCATCGCCATGTTCGTGATGTTCGGCGCGACGAGCGTCATCAGCGTCAACTCCGTGACGCCCATGCTGGCCATCATGCTGGGTGTCGCGGTGGGCATCGACTATGCGCTGTTCATCTTCTCCAGACACCGTGACCAACTCCGCGACGGCATGGACGCCGAGGAATCGATGGCCCGGGCCATCGGCACGGCCGGCACCGCCGTCGTGTTCGCTGGCGTCACGAACGCCATCGCACTCACCGGGCTCGCGGTCGCCGGGCTGCCGTTCATCACGGTGATGGGCATCTTTGCGTCGATCGCAGTGGCCTTCGCTGTGCTCATCGCGCTCACCCTCCTGCCCGCGTTCGGGGGCTTCCTGGGGGAGCGGATGCGGCCGAAGAAGGCCGCTCGCGCGCGCGACGAATCTGAGCGGCCGCCAGCCCAGCGGCGCGGCATCTTCCACTGGTGGGTGGGCGTGAGCACGTCGCATCCCATCGCCACCATCGTGGCGGTGGTGACGCTGCTTGGCGCGTGTTCGCTGCCGGCGATGAACCTGACGCTGTCGCTGCCGAACGCCGGCCAGAGCCCCGAAACCAGGCAGGCGCGCGTCGCCTACGACGCCATCACCGAGCACTTCGGCCCCGGCTACAACGCGCCGCTGGTGGTCACCGTCGGCATCATCGGTTCGACGGACCCGCTCGGCTTGCTCGACGAGCTCTCCGACGAGATCGAGGATGTGGAGGGCATCGACCAGATCGCGCTGGCCGTGCCGAACCAGAACGCGGACACCGGCATGATTCAGCTCTACCCGACGACCGCCAGCGACGATCCCGAGACCGTGCATACCGTCGAACGGCTGCGCGAGCTCACGGATTCGTGGCAGGACAAGCGCAACCTCGACGCGAACGTCACCGGCTTTACCGCAGTGCAGCTCGACGTGACGACGAAGCTCGGCAACGCCGTCGGGCCGTTCGTCACGATGGTGGTGGGGCTCACGCTGGTGTTGTTGTGTGCGGTGTTCCGGTCAGTGTGGGTGCCGCTGAAAACCGCTGCGGGGTTCCTGCTGAGCGTGGGCGCGTCGTTTGGGCTGACGCAGCTGGTGTTCAACGAGGGCTGGTTCAAGGCGCTCATCAACCTCGAGAAACCGGCGGCGGTCATCTCGTTCCTGCCGATCTTGCTGATTGGCATCTTGTTCGGGCTCGCGATGGACTACGAGATCTTCATCGCCTCGCGCATCCGCGAGGAGTACATCCACGGCAAGCGGCCCATCGATGCGATTCGCGACGGGTTCGTGGCCTCTGGGCGGGTGGTCACCGCTGCGGCGCTGGTGATGTTCGCGGTGTTCGCGTTCTTCGTGCCGGCCGGCATGATGGCCATCAAACAGATTGCGTTCGCGCTCGCCGTCGGCGTGCTCATCGATGCGTTCCTGGTGCGCATGACGCTCGTGCCCGCGGTGCTCGCCCTGCTGGGTGAGCACGCGTGGTGGATGCCGAAGTGGCTCGACAGGCTGCTGCCCGAGTTCGATATGGAGGGCGAAGTGCTCACCAAACAGCTCGAACTCGCCGACTGGCCGGGCACCGACGCGCTCGTGCACGCCGAAGACATCGAGGTGGAAGGCCTTGTCGCCCCGCTGTCGATGCAGGTGCGACCCGGCGAAGTGATGGGCATCACTGGCGCCGTGGGGCCGCGCGCCGCAGCTGCGCTGGCGCTGACCGGGCGGCTCGAGGTGGCGTCGGGCAGGGGGCGCGTCGTGGGCCGGCTGCTGCCCGAAGCGGCGGGTGCGATTCGTCGTCGGACGGGGTACGTCGACCTCGCGCACGAGCAAGACGTCGCGGCGTGCCTCGACGGGCTGCGCATCCACGACGGGTGCGTGTGGTTCGTCGACGGTGTGGACGCCGTCGGCAAGCCCGACGATCAACTCGCACTCCAGCGCCTAGCCGAGCGGGCGCGCAGCAACCGAAACTTTGCCGTCGTCTGCCTCGCGGGCAGCGTGGCGGCACTCACCGCAGTGACACCCGACGACGTGGTGCGCGTCGTCGAACCCACGCACGAGGGGAGCATGGCATGA
- a CDS encoding IS481 family transposase, producing the protein MTHANAPLTPEGRQRLVTRVLAGGRPIAHVAAEAGIARSTLTKWVARYRAEGADGLEDRSSAPAARPTRIPLEMLELIDRWRRDHKWSARRIHHELAHLGHHCCLRTVSRWLKRLGIGRRRDLDPTGESNRTIGTITARFPGHMLHMDVKKVGKIPDGGGWWAHGRGSSKALASKRAHKQRVGYTYLHSAIDGYSRLAYTEALEDETAQTTIGFFARARAYFAAHGITRLVRVVTDNGANYRASRFVTAVQSHASRHQRTRVYTPRHNGKVERYQRLLAEECLYARVYDSEQARRKAIGVWVHHYNYHRPHTACADQPPASRVHERVDNVMTSYS; encoded by the coding sequence ATGACCCACGCTAACGCCCCACTGACCCCGGAAGGAAGACAGCGCCTCGTCACCCGCGTCCTCGCAGGCGGCCGGCCCATCGCTCACGTCGCCGCTGAAGCCGGCATCGCCCGCTCCACACTCACGAAATGGGTGGCCCGCTATCGGGCCGAAGGCGCCGACGGACTTGAAGACCGCTCCAGCGCACCAGCAGCCCGCCCCACACGAATCCCCCTGGAGATGCTGGAGCTAATCGATCGCTGGCGTCGCGATCACAAGTGGTCCGCCCGCCGCATCCACCACGAACTGGCCCACCTCGGCCACCACTGCTGCCTGCGCACGGTATCGCGCTGGCTGAAGCGACTCGGGATCGGCCGGCGTCGCGACCTCGACCCGACAGGAGAGAGCAACCGGACGATCGGCACGATCACCGCCAGGTTCCCCGGCCACATGCTCCACATGGACGTGAAGAAGGTCGGGAAGATCCCTGACGGGGGCGGCTGGTGGGCACACGGCCGCGGCAGCAGCAAAGCACTGGCGTCCAAGCGCGCGCACAAGCAGCGCGTCGGCTACACCTACCTGCACTCGGCCATCGATGGGTACTCCCGGCTGGCGTACACCGAAGCCCTCGAGGACGAGACAGCACAGACCACGATCGGGTTCTTCGCCCGGGCTCGCGCGTACTTCGCCGCCCATGGCATCACCCGACTCGTCCGAGTCGTGACGGACAACGGCGCGAACTACCGGGCCTCACGGTTCGTGACGGCGGTGCAGTCGCACGCCTCGCGTCATCAGCGCACGCGGGTGTACACGCCGCGGCACAACGGGAAGGTCGAACGCTACCAACGACTCCTTGCCGAAGAGTGCCTCTATGCCCGCGTCTATGACTCCGAGCAGGCCCGCCGGAAGGCGATCGGGGTATGGGTCCATCACTACAACTATCATCGGCCTCATACCGCCTGTGCAGACCAGCCACCGGCCAGCCGAGTCCACGAACGTGTAGACAACGTCATGACCTCATACAGCTAG
- a CDS encoding GNAT family N-acetyltransferase has protein sequence MDSEEPPNVRVACSGDIDEVVRLMHDAAAWMSAKGTPAWDVARIDRTFAETFVLRSELLVASCSDGIVGCCTLSAEDPEFWPDALKGEAAYLHKLAVRRTHAGRGVSSALIEACRHAARTQGCAKLRLDCHPNLRGLYERLGFTHVDTFNPGWDPTFIAERLDVVGHDVVVTERG, from the coding sequence ATGGACAGCGAGGAGCCTCCGAACGTTCGGGTCGCCTGCTCGGGTGATATCGACGAGGTTGTGCGGCTGATGCACGACGCTGCGGCGTGGATGTCCGCCAAGGGAACGCCCGCCTGGGACGTCGCGCGGATCGACCGGACATTCGCGGAGACCTTCGTCCTGAGATCCGAGCTCCTAGTCGCGAGTTGCAGCGACGGCATCGTCGGCTGTTGCACCTTGTCGGCCGAGGATCCCGAGTTCTGGCCCGACGCCCTCAAGGGGGAGGCCGCATATCTGCACAAGCTCGCGGTGCGACGGACACATGCGGGCCGGGGTGTCAGCTCCGCGCTGATCGAGGCTTGCCGCCATGCCGCGCGAACGCAGGGGTGCGCCAAGCTGCGGCTCGACTGCCACCCGAACCTGCGTGGCCTATACGAGCGGCTCGGATTCACCCACGTCGACACTTTCAATCCCGGCTGGGATCCAACCTTCATCGCAGAACGCCTAGATGTTGTGGGTCATGACGTTGTAGTCACCGAGCGGGGATGA
- the sul1 gene encoding sulfonamide-resistant dihydropteroate synthase Sul1: protein MVTVFGILNLTEDSFFDESRRLDPAGAVTAAIEMLRVGSDVVDVGPAASHPDARPVSPADEIRRIAPLLDALSDQMHRVSIDSFQPETQRYALKRGVGYLNDIQGFPDPALYPDIAEADCRLVVMHSAQRDGIATRTGHLRPEDALDEIVRFFEARVSALRRSGVAADRLILDPGMGFFLSPAPETSLHVLSNLQKLKSALGLPLLVSVSRKSFLGATVGLPVKDLGPASLAAELHAIGNGADYVRTHAPGDLRSAITFSETLAKFRSRDARDRGLDHA, encoded by the coding sequence ATGGTGACGGTGTTCGGCATTCTGAATCTCACCGAGGACTCCTTCTTCGATGAGAGCCGGCGGCTAGACCCCGCCGGCGCTGTCACCGCGGCGATCGAAATGCTGCGAGTCGGATCAGACGTCGTGGATGTCGGACCGGCCGCCAGCCATCCGGACGCGAGGCCTGTATCGCCGGCCGATGAGATCAGACGTATTGCGCCGCTCTTAGACGCCCTGTCCGATCAGATGCACCGTGTTTCAATCGACAGCTTCCAACCGGAAACCCAGCGCTATGCGCTCAAGCGCGGCGTGGGCTACCTGAACGATATCCAAGGATTTCCTGACCCTGCGCTCTATCCCGATATTGCTGAGGCGGACTGCAGGCTGGTGGTTATGCACTCAGCGCAGCGGGATGGCATCGCCACCCGCACCGGTCACCTTCGACCCGAAGACGCGCTCGACGAGATTGTGCGGTTCTTCGAGGCGCGGGTTTCCGCCTTGCGACGGAGCGGGGTCGCTGCCGACCGGCTCATCCTCGATCCGGGGATGGGATTTTTCTTGAGCCCCGCACCGGAAACATCGCTGCACGTGCTGTCGAACCTTCAAAAGCTGAAGTCGGCGTTGGGGCTTCCGCTATTGGTCTCGGTGTCGCGGAAATCCTTCTTGGGCGCCACCGTTGGCCTTCCTGTAAAGGATCTGGGTCCAGCGAGCCTTGCGGCGGAACTTCACGCGATCGGCAATGGCGCTGACTACGTCCGCACCCACGCGCCTGGAGATCTGCGAAGCGCAATCACCTTCTCGGAAACCCTCGCGAAATTTCGCAGTCGCGACGCCAGAGACCGAGGGTTAGATCATGCCTAG
- a CDS encoding quaternary ammonium compound efflux SMR transporter QacE delta 1: MKGWLFLVIAIVGEVIATSALKSSEGFTKLAPSAVVIIGYGIAFYFLSLVLKSIPVGVAYAVWSGLGVVIITAIAWLLHGQKLDAWGFVGMGLIIAAFLLARSPSWKSLRRPTPW; encoded by the coding sequence ATGAAAGGCTGGCTTTTTCTTGTTATCGCAATAGTTGGCGAAGTAATCGCAACATCCGCATTAAAATCTAGCGAGGGCTTTACTAAGCTTGCCCCTTCCGCCGTTGTCATAATCGGTTATGGCATCGCATTTTATTTTCTTTCTCTGGTTCTGAAATCCATCCCTGTCGGTGTTGCTTATGCAGTCTGGTCGGGACTCGGCGTCGTCATAATTACAGCCATTGCCTGGTTGCTTCATGGGCAAAAGCTTGATGCGTGGGGCTTTGTAGGTATGGGGCTCATAATTGCTGCCTTTTTGCTCGCCCGATCCCCATCGTGGAAGTCGCTGCGGAGGCCGACGCCATGGTGA
- the dfrA15 gene encoding trimethoprim-resistant dihydrofolate reductase DfrA15 encodes MKLSLMAAISKNGVIGNGPDIPWSAKGEQLLFKAITYNQWLLVGRKTFESMGALPNRKYAVVTRSSFTSSDENVLVFPSIDEALNHLKTITDHVIVSGGGEIYKSLIDKVDTLHISTIDIEPEGDVYFPEIPSSFRPVFSQDFVSNINYSYQIWQKG; translated from the coding sequence GTGAAACTATCACTAATGGCAGCAATTTCGAAGAATGGAGTTATCGGAAATGGCCCAGATATTCCATGGAGTGCCAAAGGGGAACAATTACTCTTCAAAGCGATTACCTATAATCAGTGGCTTTTGGTAGGCCGAAAGACTTTCGAGTCAATGGGGGCTTTACCCAACCGAAAATATGCCGTTGTAACTCGTTCAAGCTTCACTTCCAGTGATGAGAATGTATTGGTATTTCCATCTATCGATGAAGCGCTAAATCATCTGAAGACGATAACGGATCATGTGATTGTGTCTGGTGGTGGTGAAATATACAAAAGCCTGATCGATAAAGTTGATACTTTACATATTTCAACAATCGACATTGAGCCAGAAGGTGATGTCTATTTTCCAGAAATCCCCAGTAGTTTTAGGCCAGTTTTTAGCCAAGACTTCGTGTCTAACATAAATTATAGTTACCAAATCTGGCAAAAGGGTTAA
- a CDS encoding IS6-like element IS6100 family transposase, translating into MTDFKWRHFQGDVILWAVRWYCRYPISYRDLEEMLAERGISVDHTTIYRWVQCYAPEMEKRLRWFWRRGFDPSWRLDETYVKVRGKWTYLYRAVDKRGDTIDFYLSPTRSAKAAKRFLGKALRGLKHWEKPATLNTDKAPSYGAAITELKREGKLDRETAHRQVKYLNNVIEADHGKLKILIKPVRGFKSIPTAYATIKGFEVMRALRKGQARPWCLQPGIRGEVRLVERAFGIGPSALTEATGMLNHHFAAAA; encoded by the coding sequence ATGACGGATTTCAAGTGGCGCCATTTCCAGGGTGATGTGATCCTGTGGGCGGTGCGCTGGTATTGTCGCTATCCGATCAGCTATCGCGACCTTGAGGAAATGCTGGCGGAACGCGGCATTTCGGTCGACCATACGACGATCTATCGCTGGGTCCAGTGCTACGCCCCGGAGATGGAGAAGCGGCTGCGCTGGTTCTGGCGGCGTGGCTTTGATCCGAGCTGGCGCCTGGATGAAACCTACGTCAAGGTGCGGGGCAAGTGGACCTACCTGTACCGGGCAGTCGACAAGCGGGGCGACACGATCGATTTCTACCTGTCGCCGACCCGCAGCGCCAAGGCAGCGAAGCGGTTCCTGGGCAAGGCCCTGCGAGGCCTGAAGCACTGGGAAAAGCCTGCCACGCTCAATACCGACAAAGCGCCGAGCTATGGTGCAGCGATCACCGAATTGAAGCGCGAAGGAAAGCTGGACCGGGAGACGGCCCACCGGCAGGTGAAGTATCTCAATAACGTGATCGAGGCCGATCACGGAAAGCTCAAGATACTGATCAAGCCGGTGCGCGGTTTCAAATCGATCCCCACGGCCTATGCCACGATCAAGGGATTCGAAGTCATGCGAGCCCTGCGCAAAGGACAGGCTCGCCCCTGGTGCCTGCAGCCCGGCATCAGGGGCGAGGTGCGCCTTGTGGAGAGAGCTTTTGGCATTGGGCCCTCGGCGCTGACGGAGGCCACGGGCATGCTCAACCACCATTTCGCAGCAGCCGCCTGA